The Paramisgurnus dabryanus chromosome 17, PD_genome_1.1, whole genome shotgun sequence genome includes the window GAGAGAGGCCCATAGACTACACAACAGCAAAGCAATAGCAGAAACAGAAAAAAGTAATACATACAAAAAGTAAGCAGCAAAAAAAGGTGACACTACATTGGAAGGCCACCACACAAAATCCACTAACCTCCACTGGTTCACTAAGACTGCAGGGGCACTAGAGGGAAAACGAGTTTCCCGTCCAAACCCAGACTAGCACAGAGAGGACAAAGGACAAAACGGCTACATTAGCTCAGTATATACTGCATATAATAACACACACTTAAGTAGCTATGGAGACTGACAGCCAATGACACTTACACATTGTACAAGTTTACAGTTATCACGCTGCGTAATAGATGACTTGATGGGTGGCTGCCAAAGGATGAAGTGACAGTTTTCTTCcgttttattactttttttaaacatcaaatcacAGTGTTTTAACACCAAACTGTGAGAGTAACATTTTTTGGCAACAGTGGATAAAAATTAGGAATGTGGattttcaaaacacatttttttttttgattgagAATGCATGTCCTTATTACAATCTCCGTTTGATATGTGATTTTTCAGAGAGAGTTAAGGGGTAAGGGATTGGGGCAAAAAGGAAGTGTAAACATTCAAACAAAAATGAACCAAAGAAACAATCAAGAATAGCTCTGACCAAAGCCTGCTGGAGTTTAACATTCATCTTGAAGTTTGTGATGCAAAATTAGCCTCAGTTGCACTGAGAGatagaaagtaaaaaaaaacaatcaccCTTTTCCATATCCCTTTTCCAACTCAATCAGATTGAGTAAAAGTACACTCTCGTGTTCATGAGTACGCAATGAACAAAATTTATGAACACAACAATCAAAACGTAACGCGTCTATTAGAGGTTCGACTTGCTTTGAGACCGCCATTTGTCTGAACAGTACCTGCATCAGCCAGCTGAGTGAGGGTAACTCAATGATAGCACCATGGATCCGCAAACAGAAGATGGAACTGGAAAAATGTCACGATGACCTGTTCCATGTCCTGGGATTTTGTGTAACATTCTATTCACAGGTCAATACCCGGCaaaaattgcttttttaaaaCGCATGATTTGCAAGTTAGGTTGGAGCTataagaaaagaagaaaaagcATTAATTCTAAAATACTATTCCCCTTTAGAAAGAACATTAAAACCCTTTGAACTACATCAAATAGGGTAACATCCGTTTTGTCAACATCAATCTTGATCGCATCAAGATACCGTTAGAAACATGAACGGTTTCTTTTCTTGTCAATCATCTTTTCAAGTACCTTTAAACATCCTAATGAGGATGTTACATACGCAAGACAAATATCTCATTGCAGAGAAAACATACAATACAGTGCTATGAATTCCCTGTGGCTCTGAAGGTACTCTTTACAATAGAGGAGTCTGTTTTGAGAAACTGTCATCAAGAACTTGTAAGAGAGAGGAATAAGGAAGTAGAAGagatagaaagatagaaagACACAGGAAGAGAAACCATTCATTTCGGTTAGACAAGCTCAATTGCTCAAAATTCAAAGTGCTAGAACATCTCATTTCCCCCAAATTTAATACACAGTCTTTTGCCTCAGAAGAGTCTTTAAAACACAGTTGAACACAGTAATATGGTCTCGATGTTTTGCTTCAATCCTCCTTGCGCTCCAGAGTCTGTGTGTTATGGATGCCATTGCTGTAGACTGGGAATGGAAGTGTGGAGAAGAGTCCTTCGGCTGTGGTGAAGACATTAGCAGCGGGCATCTGCGTTAGCCCAGCTGCGCTGACCCCACCTCCGAAGGGGGTGGACATGTTGAGCCGATGCACGTGGTGGTACAGCATCTCCATGGGGGTTTTGGGGTCTATGCCGAAACCGGGCCCATTGACGTCCACAAAGTTCACAGCAGCGTGGGTGTTAGGCAAGAGGTTGCCCTGCATGGCCAGACTGACGTCTGCTGGGGCGTATCGGATTGTTCCAGTGGTGTAGACTCGTGGGGAGGCCGTGCTGGTGGCGGCGAGTGTGCCTGTGACTCTGTGCACCAACGGAAGCACCACGTTACCTGCTTGTAACCTTTGCAGGGCTTCCAGGTCACTGGTGTAGAGCAGGGAGCTGGAAGAGTTGGGCGTACCCTGCTGCTTGTCCCTCGGTGAAGCCGAGAGAGGCGGGGAAAGGGGGTCGGCTGTGGTGGAACTGGAAGGAGGAGCCAGGCTTCCCGGGGTTGCGCCGGACACAGTGGAGGGGGTATTGTTGGTGCTGCTACTGTTGCCATTGAAGTTGGGTTTTCTGCTGCCTCCTCCACCCTCGGCACCTGGTGGAGTGAGGACAGAGTCGGGAATGGACACCTGCAGGCTGGCAGATTGGGGGGAAGGGAATGCGTCGTGGGGTTTTGTCATGCTGTAGGGGGACTCGTTGCGGGAGATCTCTCGGTTGGGTGGGTAGTTCCAGATGCTGCTGTCGTTGTCAAAGTTTATTGGCTCCGACATCTCTGTCTTGATCTTGAGCACAGAGGAACTGGTCGGGGAGGGTGGGAGCAAAAGTGGGGGCTGGTCTCCGAGGGTAGGGTCCATGCTGCCAGGGCTGGGAGTGGCAGTGGCCGAAGGTGACAGATGCAGACGCTTCCGACTTCCATCCCATCTCTGCCTTTTCCTCCTCTTCTTTCTCTTCTGGTGTCTACTCATTGCTGGGCCACTCAGCTCTCCTGCACTGTTGCAATCTTGTAAaatctcatcatcatcatcctcttcttcttctgaagaggaagaggagggcGAGTCCCGCAGTTCTTCTACCTCCCCGTCACCATAGCGTTCTACCTTTATGTGTAAGCCACCCAACCGACCCAAGTGTCCTTCCTTGTGGTCAGTTTCACAGTCGGATGGTTCCAGACTGTCTTCGCTGTCTTGACTTTCTGGATTGCTGGAACTGTCTCCTTCCTCCTGTCGCCTCATCTCCTGCTCTGGCGGCCGGCCCGTCTGTTTCTTACTGTCCAACTCAGGGTCCTCGCTGTTCTCGGAAGACTGGTTTCCCTTTCCATCTGACTTTGAGTTTTCGTTGTCTTCTGGGAGAAAATGAAAAGTTTAGAGGACATGTCTCCAAATACAATTATATAACAGAGTTATGCTCGAAAAAATCTTGGAACTTTTCACTTCCATAAACAACATTAAGAGTTTTAGATTAAGGGtattcttttaatgtttagacactTGGAAGTGCTCCAATTAAATTACTGTTGTCATATTATCGAGTCTATTAGGCTTCCAAGGCACAGGACACAATTACACTGGGGACACAAATCGTTctttgatattttatttttagaaacAGCATTAGTCACTTGTGACTTATATTTGGTGTCTTACAGTATAGAGTTAGTCATTTGTTTAGTCATGAAAAGCTTAGATTCTGTTCAgaacatttaacttttattaTTGTCTCCTCTCACTCTAACTTGTGATCAAAAATCTGCTTGTATACCTAAATCAAACTTACATCAAAAGGCTTTTcaaattatatgaaaaatacGTTTTCAAAACTGTAAGCCAAAAACATCTCTCGGGCATTTGCTGATTTTTGCCTTAGGATGAACATGTCTGCACAGAAAAAGAACGAGAGATAAGGAGAATGAGACTGTGAGGGGTAGGGAGAGGTAGTGAGTGTGAGAGCAGAAGAGGGCATGGTTTGGTCTAGCTACAGCTGGCATGGTCCGTAACCTTTGTGATGAAATCTGGCAAATAGCTCAGCATGCAGAGATGCCCAGGGGCCTATATGTTGGCACAGTCCCCAGACTGTCACCCAGTCTTGTTCACTTCACAGCCTCCACTATTTCTTGAATTTCTTCATCTTGTTTTGGAATGTATAATTAATATCTCCAAGTGGCTGTGGAGTCTTAATTGACTGTTTACACCAATTTTTGGGACATATCGAAAGCACCACATTTTCTTGTCCCTTATAATGTCTGGTAATTATTAGAATGATGATATTCTACAAAGGCGTCAATACattcttattttaatttaatttctcgGTTGAATTTAAACTTGTGTTTAAACCAGTGGCCTCAACTCCTACACCACCACACTGCAAGATCTTTCACTGAAGTTAAACAAAATCTAACAACCTAGGCATACACTCCATTGTGTGAAACAAGAAGGATTGGTACTCTACCAGAATTCTCCTTTGACTCTGATTCAGAATCCGAGGTTTCCGAGGACTCTGATGCTTTCTCTGGCAGACTGGGCAGCTGTGCAATATCCATGGGTGTGTCTTTGTACTCTGGATTACTGCGCATTAAAGAAGAAGAAAACACCAAATTAGAAGATAGAAGTCATTTACCCTGTGTGCTCTCTTCTCTAGAATGTTCCAGGCGTTCTGATTGATCCACTGTGGCCAAAATCACAGAGCTTTCTAATGATCTCTGAACCCACACACAAGCCAGAAAAGGCCAGAAATCACAGTGCAGTTTTACACGATTGATCTGTTTGGCCTTCCTCATCTTACAGGAGAACAGACTGGTACTGACTCTCTGTCATGTGTGAAATGTTTCATCTTTTGATAGCACAGAAAGAAAATACTTTTCATGAAGGTAAGAAAAAGTCACATACCTGAGTACATAGTTGACCCAGATTATGTTCTTTTCGTTGGCATTCTTGGCATTGATTGCAATAGTGGCGCTGGACTGGATCCAGATATAGCCTCCGTTCTTCTGAATCCAGCGATAATACTTTGTTACACACTGACCTTTATTCAGTACTGTGGACCAAAGCAAAGAAGGTAGAAAAAGGTAAGTGGAAATAAACATGAATCTGGCTTCTTCATATATCATACATGATTATGCTTATATACTACAAAGACCTGTTGGGGATGTAATACATGATCATATTTAACAACAGCAATGACAACCACAATTGACTCTGTCAGTCGAACCAGGTAAGTTAAGGTTCAAACCTCTTCATTATTTTCTGTGACACAAATCCTTTACAGATATTAACCATTAAAAACCTAAAAGGCCCAGCAGAGGGCGCTCTGACTGTTTCCTAAGATCTCTGTAGTCGTGTCCTTGAATGAGACTACTGGTGTGAAGACACGGTGGCAGTTGCCATAATTTTGGCTAAAT containing:
- the npas3 gene encoding neuronal PAS domain-containing protein 3 isoform X3; this encodes MIRIFPDFSVQVTAAAGAGAGGGMPAASRVPGATNGNPQNVQGLTPYQQSEPYWERSPNASSCSATRPKTLHLGGQQHTSSPWLQALRKEKSRDAARSRRGKENFEFYELAKMLPLPGAITSQLDKASIIRLTISYLKMRDFANQGDPPWNLRIEGPPPNTSVKAIGSQRRRSPSAVASEIFEPHLGSHILQVELTGSSVFDYVHPGDHVEMAEQLGMKLPPGRGLLSQSAGAEDGASSASSSSHSETPEPVESSSPSLLSPDNTLERSFFIRMKSTLTKRGVHIKSSGYKVIHITGRLRIRMALTHSRSVPNQIMGMVVVAHALPPPTINEVRIDCQMFVTRVNMDLNIVYCENRISDYMDLTPVDIVGKRCYHFIHAEDVEGIRQSHLDLLNKGQCVTKYYRWIQKNGGYIWIQSSATIAINAKNANEKNIIWVNYVLSNPEYKDTPMDIAQLPSLPEKASESSETSDSESESKENSEDNENSKSDGKGNQSSENSEDPELDSKKQTGRPPEQEMRRQEEGDSSSNPESQDSEDSLEPSDCETDHKEGHLGRLGGLHIKVERYGDGEVEELRDSPSSSSSEEEEDDDDEILQDCNSAGELSGPAMSRHQKRKKRRKRQRWDGSRKRLHLSPSATATPSPGSMDPTLGDQPPLLLPPSPTSSSVLKIKTEMSEPINFDNDSSIWNYPPNREISRNESPYSMTKPHDAFPSPQSASLQVSIPDSVLTPPGAEGGGGSRKPNFNGNSSSTNNTPSTVSGATPGSLAPPSSSTTADPLSPPLSASPRDKQQGTPNSSSSLLYTSDLEALQRLQAGNVVLPLVHRVTGTLAATSTASPRVYTTGTIRYAPADVSLAMQGNLLPNTHAAVNFVDVNGPGFGIDPKTPMEMLYHHVHRLNMSTPFGGGVSAAGLTQMPAANVFTTAEGLFSTLPFPVYSNGIHNTQTLERKED
- the npas3 gene encoding neuronal PAS domain-containing protein 3 isoform X1 encodes the protein MIRIFPDFSVQVTAAAGAGAGGGMPAASRVPGATNGNPQNVQGLTPYQQSEPYWERSPNASSCSATRPKTLHLGGQQHTSSPWLQALRKEKSRDAARSRRGKENFEFYELAKMLPLPGAITSQLDKASIIRLTISYLKMRDFANQGDPPWNLRIEGPPPNTSVKAIGSQRRRSPSAVASEIFEPHLGSHILQSLDGFVFALNKEGRFLYISETVSIYLGLSQVELTGSSVFDYVHPGDHVEMAEQLGMKLPPGRGLLSQSAGAEDGASSASSSSHSETPEPVESSSPSLLSPDNTLERSFFIRMKSTLTKRGVHIKSSGYKVIHITGRLRIRMALTHSRSVPNQIMGMVVVAHALPPPTINEVRIDCQMFVTRVNMDLNIVYCENRISDYMDLTPVDIVGKRCYHFIHAEDVEGIRQSHLDLLNKGQCVTKYYRWIQKNGGYIWIQSSATIAINAKNANEKNIIWVNYVLSNPEYKDTPMDIAQLPSLPEKASESSETSDSESESKENSEDNENSKSDGKGNQSSENSEDPELDSKKQTGRPPEQEMRRQEEGDSSSNPESQDSEDSLEPSDCETDHKEGHLGRLGGLHIKVERYGDGEVEELRDSPSSSSSEEEEDDDDEILQDCNSAGELSGPAMSRHQKRKKRRKRQRWDGSRKRLHLSPSATATPSPGSMDPTLGDQPPLLLPPSPTSSSVLKIKTEMSEPINFDNDSSIWNYPPNREISRNESPYSMTKPHDAFPSPQSASLQVSIPDSVLTPPGAEGGGGSRKPNFNGNSSSTNNTPSTVSGATPGSLAPPSSSTTADPLSPPLSASPRDKQQGTPNSSSSLLYTSDLEALQRLQAGNVVLPLVHRVTGTLAATSTASPRVYTTGTIRYAPADVSLAMQGNLLPNTHAAVNFVDVNGPGFGIDPKTPMEMLYHHVHRLNMSTPFGGGVSAAGLTQMPAANVFTTAEGLFSTLPFPVYSNGIHNTQTLERKED
- the npas3 gene encoding neuronal PAS domain-containing protein 3 isoform X4, which encodes MAPTKPSIQQDPSRREREPYWERSPNASSCSATRPKTLHLGGQQHTSSPWLQALRKEKSRDAARSRRGKENFEFYELAKMLPLPGAITSQLDKASIIRLTISYLKMRDFANQGDPPWNLRIEGPPPNTSVKAIGSQRRRSPSAVASEIFEPHLGSHILQSLDGFVFALNKEGRFLYISETVSIYLGLSQVELTGSSVFDYVHPGDHVEMAEQLGMKLPPGRGLLSQSAGAEDGASSASSSSHSETPEPVESSSPSLLSPDNTLERSFFIRMKSTLTKRGVHIKSSGYKVIHITGRLRIRMALTHSRSVPNQIMGMVVVAHALPPPTINEVRIDCQMFVTRVNMDLNIVYCENRISDYMDLTPVDIVGKRCYHFIHAEDVEGIRQSHLDLLNKGQCVTKYYRWIQKNGGYIWIQSSATIAINAKNANEKNIIWVNYVLSNPEYKDTPMDIAQLPSLPEKASESSETSDSESESKENSEDNENSKSDGKGNQSSENSEDPELDSKKQTGRPPEQEMRRQEEGDSSSNPESQDSEDSLEPSDCETDHKEGHLGRLGGLHIKVERYGDGEVEELRDSPSSSSSEEEEDDDDEILQDCNSAGELSGPAMSRHQKRKKRRKRQRWDGSRKRLHLSPSATATPSPGSMDPTLGDQPPLLLPPSPTSSSVLKIKTEMSEPINFDNDSSIWNYPPNREISRNESPYSMTKPHDAFPSPQSASLQVSIPDSVLTPPGAEGGGGSRKPNFNGNSSSTNNTPSTVSGATPGSLAPPSSSTTADPLSPPLSASPRDKQQGTPNSSSSLLYTSDLEALQRLQAGNVVLPLVHRVTGTLAATSTASPRVYTTGTIRYAPADVSLAMQGNLLPNTHAAVNFVDVNGPGFGIDPKTPMEMLYHHVHRLNMSTPFGGGVSAAGLTQMPAANVFTTAEGLFSTLPFPVYSNGIHNTQTLERKED
- the npas3 gene encoding neuronal PAS domain-containing protein 3 isoform X2, whose protein sequence is MIRIFPDFSVQVTAAAGAGAGGGMPAASRVPGATNGNPQNVQGLTPYQQSEPYWERSPNASSCSATRPKTLHLGGQQHTSSPWLQALRKEKSRDAARSRRGKENFEFYELAKMLPLPGAITSQLDKASIIRLTISYLKMRDFANQGDPPWNLRIEGPPPNTSVKAIGSQRRRSPSAVASEIFEPHLGSHILQSLDGFVFALNKEGRFLYISETVSIYLGLSQVELTGSSVFDYVHPGDHVEMAEQLGMKLPPGRGLLSQSAGAEDGASSASSSSHSETPEPVESSSPSLLSPDNTLERSFFIRMKSTLTKRGVHIKSSGYKVIHITGRLRIRMALTHSRSVPNQIMGMVVVAHALPPPTINEVRIDCQMFVTRVNMDLNIVYCENRISDYMDLTPVDIVGKRCYHFIHAEDVEGIRQSHLDLLNKGQCVTKYYRWIQKNGGYIWIQSSATIAINAKNANEKNIIWVNYVLSNPEYKDTPMDIAQLPSLPEKASESSETSDSESESKENSDNENSKSDGKGNQSSENSEDPELDSKKQTGRPPEQEMRRQEEGDSSSNPESQDSEDSLEPSDCETDHKEGHLGRLGGLHIKVERYGDGEVEELRDSPSSSSSEEEEDDDDEILQDCNSAGELSGPAMSRHQKRKKRRKRQRWDGSRKRLHLSPSATATPSPGSMDPTLGDQPPLLLPPSPTSSSVLKIKTEMSEPINFDNDSSIWNYPPNREISRNESPYSMTKPHDAFPSPQSASLQVSIPDSVLTPPGAEGGGGSRKPNFNGNSSSTNNTPSTVSGATPGSLAPPSSSTTADPLSPPLSASPRDKQQGTPNSSSSLLYTSDLEALQRLQAGNVVLPLVHRVTGTLAATSTASPRVYTTGTIRYAPADVSLAMQGNLLPNTHAAVNFVDVNGPGFGIDPKTPMEMLYHHVHRLNMSTPFGGGVSAAGLTQMPAANVFTTAEGLFSTLPFPVYSNGIHNTQTLERKED
- the npas3 gene encoding neuronal PAS domain-containing protein 3 isoform X5 translates to MAPTKPSIQQDPSRRERLQALRKEKSRDAARSRRGKENFEFYELAKMLPLPGAITSQLDKASIIRLTISYLKMRDFANQGDPPWNLRIEGPPPNTSVKAIGSQRRRSPSAVASEIFEPHLGSHILQSLDGFVFALNKEGRFLYISETVSIYLGLSQVELTGSSVFDYVHPGDHVEMAEQLGMKLPPGRGLLSQSAGAEDGASSASSSSHSETPEPVESSSPSLLSPDNTLERSFFIRMKSTLTKRGVHIKSSGYKVIHITGRLRIRMALTHSRSVPNQIMGMVVVAHALPPPTINEVRIDCQMFVTRVNMDLNIVYCENRISDYMDLTPVDIVGKRCYHFIHAEDVEGIRQSHLDLLNKGQCVTKYYRWIQKNGGYIWIQSSATIAINAKNANEKNIIWVNYVLSNPEYKDTPMDIAQLPSLPEKASESSETSDSESESKENSEDNENSKSDGKGNQSSENSEDPELDSKKQTGRPPEQEMRRQEEGDSSSNPESQDSEDSLEPSDCETDHKEGHLGRLGGLHIKVERYGDGEVEELRDSPSSSSSEEEEDDDDEILQDCNSAGELSGPAMSRHQKRKKRRKRQRWDGSRKRLHLSPSATATPSPGSMDPTLGDQPPLLLPPSPTSSSVLKIKTEMSEPINFDNDSSIWNYPPNREISRNESPYSMTKPHDAFPSPQSASLQVSIPDSVLTPPGAEGGGGSRKPNFNGNSSSTNNTPSTVSGATPGSLAPPSSSTTADPLSPPLSASPRDKQQGTPNSSSSLLYTSDLEALQRLQAGNVVLPLVHRVTGTLAATSTASPRVYTTGTIRYAPADVSLAMQGNLLPNTHAAVNFVDVNGPGFGIDPKTPMEMLYHHVHRLNMSTPFGGGVSAAGLTQMPAANVFTTAEGLFSTLPFPVYSNGIHNTQTLERKED